Proteins co-encoded in one Metabacillus sp. KUDC1714 genomic window:
- a CDS encoding BglG family transcription antiterminator, with protein sequence MSKIQLLSSRQESLLRTLLFTTKPVSYKQISSQLKLSTRTIQREVSALKSILEEFNLKVVSKMGSGIMIDGNLEDKALLDKTMLKANTFQIYSPEERQEGMLFDLLIATEPIKYFLLSNKYGVTEATISNDLDKLESTCKRNNLTIIRKAGFGVLIYGLENDKRSALSKLLHKDITFEEWFELFQLSEQEGKTIESSQLNQSVCKRLRKFVETSNILKVEHAVKEVLDSQTVIELSDRSYVNLIVHLILAIERINHQANYACEDESILPEIETMEEYIVAIQIVQKLESILNISIPKSEISYITLHLFGANFSQQYNSSTFNSDNDIEWYDLTQSFIHAAEKELSISLKEDLSLFEGLLAHLVPSVNRLRLGLQIHNPMLKDIKERYPDIFSACQKAGVTISTKIGKDIPEDEIGYLAVHIGASAIRMKEHTKHIYKAVIVCASGMGTSTYLASKVEKEIANLQIDSILSLTELKDKLNNLKIDQIIISTVSLPFLHPDHYILVSPFLSDDEIKLIYNKLGSLTMKNEAVSKDNIEPPNTLSMVGSARYGEGMVQILRNLSVFELPASSGNLKNVTELLSNTSIVVNPKQVLLDLERREKQGTFVLDNLAMVHSKTSGVSELLLGVFHFNGSTIWDGFEIQTLLLLAAPVDATKEHIEMISVISANLIEESFLHVLLKGSEKEIKIEVESLLSNAFFTKVKALIKESSTK encoded by the coding sequence ATGAGTAAAATTCAATTACTTAGCTCAAGACAGGAATCATTACTACGGACACTATTATTTACAACTAAACCTGTTTCCTATAAACAAATATCTTCCCAGTTAAAATTAAGTACAAGAACGATCCAGAGGGAAGTTTCCGCTTTAAAATCAATCTTAGAAGAGTTTAATTTGAAAGTTGTAAGTAAGATGGGCTCTGGTATTATGATTGATGGTAATCTTGAAGACAAAGCTTTGCTTGATAAAACAATGTTAAAGGCAAATACATTTCAAATTTATTCCCCTGAGGAAAGACAAGAAGGTATGTTATTTGACTTACTTATTGCCACTGAACCCATTAAGTATTTTTTGTTGAGTAATAAATATGGAGTTACTGAAGCCACAATTAGTAACGATTTAGATAAGCTAGAATCTACATGTAAGAGAAATAATTTAACGATAATTCGAAAAGCAGGATTTGGTGTTTTGATTTATGGACTAGAAAATGACAAAAGATCTGCGTTATCTAAACTTCTTCATAAAGATATAACCTTTGAAGAGTGGTTTGAGTTATTTCAACTTTCAGAACAGGAGGGAAAAACAATTGAAAGCAGTCAACTTAATCAATCAGTTTGTAAGCGATTACGAAAATTTGTAGAAACTTCTAATATTTTAAAGGTAGAACATGCTGTAAAAGAAGTTCTTGACTCTCAAACTGTTATTGAGTTGTCTGATCGAAGTTATGTCAATTTAATTGTACATCTTATATTAGCGATAGAAAGAATTAATCATCAGGCCAATTATGCTTGTGAAGACGAAAGTATATTGCCTGAGATTGAAACAATGGAAGAGTATATTGTCGCAATACAAATTGTCCAAAAATTAGAGAGTATCTTAAATATTTCGATTCCTAAAAGTGAAATTAGTTATATTACACTCCATTTGTTTGGGGCTAATTTTTCTCAACAATATAATTCTTCAACCTTTAACAGTGATAACGATATCGAATGGTATGATTTAACGCAAAGTTTTATTCATGCTGCTGAAAAAGAGCTTTCAATTTCACTTAAAGAAGATTTATCTCTTTTTGAAGGATTGCTGGCACACCTAGTTCCCTCTGTAAATCGATTAAGATTAGGCTTGCAAATTCATAATCCAATGTTGAAAGATATTAAAGAACGCTATCCTGATATTTTTTCAGCGTGCCAAAAAGCAGGGGTTACGATATCTACTAAGATAGGAAAAGATATACCAGAAGATGAAATTGGTTATTTAGCTGTTCACATTGGTGCATCAGCCATTAGGATGAAAGAACATACAAAACATATTTATAAAGCAGTAATTGTTTGCGCAAGTGGAATGGGAACATCTACTTATTTAGCATCTAAAGTGGAAAAGGAGATAGCTAATCTCCAAATTGACTCTATTTTATCATTAACTGAACTTAAGGATAAGCTCAACAATCTCAAAATTGATCAGATCATTATTTCGACTGTTTCATTACCATTTTTACATCCTGATCATTATATACTAGTCTCTCCATTCTTGAGTGACGATGAGATCAAACTAATTTATAACAAATTAGGATCGCTTACAATGAAAAATGAAGCAGTATCGAAGGATAATATAGAACCACCGAATACGTTATCGATGGTAGGATCGGCAAGGTATGGAGAAGGAATGGTCCAAATCTTGAGGAATCTCTCTGTTTTCGAATTACCAGCGAGTTCAGGAAACTTAAAAAACGTAACAGAACTATTAAGTAATACTTCAATCGTAGTAAATCCAAAACAAGTCTTGCTGGATTTAGAAAGGAGAGAAAAGCAGGGGACATTTGTCTTAGATAATTTAGCGATGGTCCACTCAAAAACATCAGGTGTGAGTGAACTACTTCTTGGGGTTTTCCATTTTAATGGTTCAACCATTTGGGATGGATTTGAAATTCAAACTTTGTTATTGTTAGCTGCACCTGTTGATGCTACGAAAGAACATATAGAAATGATTAGTGTAATAAGTGCTAATTTAATAGAAGAGTCATTCCTTCATGTACTTTTGAAAGGATCAGAAAAAGAAATAAAAATTGAAGTGGAATCTCTTTTATCAAATGCTTTTTTCACAAAAGTAAAGGCCTTAATAAAGGAGTCTAGCACTAAATGA
- a CDS encoding NAD(P)-dependent alcohol dehydrogenase: MSIQNKERPIEKIEVPNVMKAAVMNKPFDIELQEVAVPKVLGEEVLVKVMAVGVCGSDIHYYEHGKIGRYVVEKPIILGHECAGIVAEVGENVTKVKVGDRVAIEPGITCGRCDYCKEGRYNLCPDVQFLATPPVDGAFVQYIKHREDFLFPIPDDLSFEEASLVEPFSVGIHAAKRSKLQPGSTVAIMGMGPVGLTAIAAVKAFGAAKIIVTDLEANRLEAAKKLGATHVINVLENDPNEEIFNITNGKGVDVAFETAGNPKALKSALQAVKRGGKMAIIGLPPQDEIGLNVPLIADNELDIFGVFRYSNTYPQGIEFLQSKSTDLKSLITDRYSLEETKAAMERARLNKKASLKVIVYPNGIIEE; encoded by the coding sequence ATGAGTATTCAAAATAAAGAAAGACCGATAGAAAAAATCGAAGTACCAAATGTAATGAAAGCAGCAGTAATGAATAAGCCATTTGATATTGAATTACAAGAGGTCGCAGTTCCAAAGGTTCTGGGTGAGGAAGTATTAGTTAAGGTAATGGCTGTTGGTGTTTGCGGTTCGGACATTCATTATTATGAACATGGGAAAATTGGTCGTTACGTTGTAGAAAAGCCAATTATTCTTGGTCATGAATGCGCAGGAATTGTAGCAGAGGTCGGTGAGAATGTTACAAAAGTTAAAGTCGGAGATCGTGTGGCTATTGAACCAGGAATTACTTGTGGCAGATGCGATTATTGTAAAGAGGGAAGATATAATCTTTGTCCAGATGTTCAATTTTTAGCAACTCCCCCAGTAGATGGAGCATTTGTGCAGTATATTAAACATCGTGAAGATTTTTTATTTCCTATTCCAGATGATCTTTCGTTTGAAGAGGCTTCATTGGTTGAACCATTTTCAGTAGGTATACATGCGGCCAAACGTTCTAAGCTTCAACCTGGTTCAACTGTAGCAATTATGGGGATGGGACCTGTTGGTTTGACTGCAATTGCTGCAGTTAAAGCCTTTGGAGCTGCAAAAATCATTGTCACAGATTTAGAAGCTAATCGTCTAGAAGCTGCAAAAAAGTTAGGTGCAACTCATGTAATCAATGTATTAGAAAACGATCCAAATGAAGAGATTTTTAACATTACAAACGGTAAAGGTGTTGACGTTGCTTTTGAAACCGCTGGAAATCCTAAGGCGTTAAAATCTGCTCTTCAAGCTGTCAAACGTGGTGGGAAAATGGCTATTATCGGACTCCCGCCACAAGATGAAATCGGTCTTAATGTTCCATTAATAGCAGACAATGAGCTTGATATTTTTGGTGTTTTCCGCTATTCAAACACATATCCTCAAGGAATTGAGTTCTTACAATCAAAATCGACTGATTTAAAAAGCTTGATTACAGATCGTTATTCCTTAGAAGAAACAAAGGCGGCCATGGAAAGAGCACGATTAAATAAAAAAGCAAGTCTAAAAGTAATCGTTTATCCAAATGGGATTATTGAAGAGTAA
- a CDS encoding carbohydrate ABC transporter permease: MAVPNHVKKTVKNTFLYTIVTLALVWALLPIVWMVMSSVKTEAGMFSMPPKFFFKPNFETFKFMFSEEGNFFSFLSNSVIASVLSTIISLVLGTLGGFALARGNFKNEKALSFWIISTRMAPIPAVILPLYLMFSNLGLIGTMPGLLFAYTTFNLPFALWMMMVFFKEVPQALEEAAMIDGCSRFQAFWRIALPPVAPGLVATGILCLMFSWNDFMFASVFSGHDTQTVPVAASLLITQNGIAWGQAMATGTVIITPMVIAGLAVRKYLVQGLSMGAVK; encoded by the coding sequence ATGGCTGTACCAAATCATGTGAAAAAAACTGTTAAGAATACATTTCTTTATACAATTGTAACACTAGCATTAGTTTGGGCGCTCCTCCCAATTGTCTGGATGGTCATGTCATCAGTAAAAACCGAAGCGGGAATGTTTTCGATGCCTCCTAAGTTTTTCTTTAAGCCAAATTTTGAAACATTTAAATTCATGTTTTCAGAAGAAGGGAACTTTTTTAGCTTTTTAAGTAATAGTGTCATTGCATCAGTACTCTCAACCATTATTTCTTTAGTATTAGGTACTTTAGGTGGGTTTGCCTTAGCAAGAGGGAATTTTAAAAATGAAAAGGCCTTGTCTTTCTGGATCATTAGTACCCGTATGGCACCAATTCCAGCTGTTATTTTACCGCTCTACTTAATGTTTTCAAATCTAGGTTTAATTGGTACAATGCCAGGTCTTCTTTTTGCCTATACTACTTTTAATCTACCATTTGCTTTATGGATGATGATGGTCTTCTTTAAAGAAGTTCCTCAAGCATTAGAAGAGGCTGCAATGATTGACGGGTGCAGCCGTTTCCAAGCATTTTGGAGAATTGCCCTTCCACCAGTAGCACCAGGTTTGGTTGCAACAGGTATTTTATGCTTAATGTTTTCATGGAATGACTTTATGTTTGCTTCTGTGTTTTCAGGACATGACACACAAACAGTGCCTGTAGCAGCTTCTCTATTAATCACACAAAATGGTATTGCGTGGGGGCAAGCAATGGCAACAGGAACAGTTATTATTACACCAATGGTTATTGCAGGTCTAGCAGTCAGAAAATACCTTGTTCAAGGACTGTCAATGGGAGCTGTCAAATAG
- a CDS encoding carbohydrate ABC transporter permease: MRTNAEYSKLKDSNQTNYKKEKSTSFLNLLNIKKYKTEHWMILPSIIILAIISIFPFLYLIYASFMDFMISSDQPTFNGITNWKKVLINDTFWASWGRTLIFAVVGLLLEVMIGVGIALAIYELPKGRNLVVTLWMIPIFVAPIVAGLLGRFLLNSTYGLYAWLLSLVGIDVQILGDVKTALAAVILMDVWEWTPLITMIVLAGLQSLPKEPLEAAQVDGANYMQRLIKVVFPLVSRTILVALLIRSMDILRFVDTIKITTEGGPADSTKVIGFYLMEVAFKFQDFGAAAALGLTMLFATIFLGKQFVNFMTKGDE; the protein is encoded by the coding sequence TTGAGAACAAATGCGGAATATTCAAAATTAAAAGATAGCAACCAAACTAACTATAAAAAGGAAAAGTCAACTTCTTTTCTTAATCTATTAAACATAAAAAAATACAAAACAGAGCATTGGATGATTCTCCCATCGATAATTATTTTAGCTATTATCAGTATTTTTCCTTTCCTTTATTTGATTTATGCCAGTTTCATGGACTTTATGATCTCATCAGATCAGCCTACATTTAATGGGATTACCAACTGGAAGAAGGTACTAATAAATGACACGTTCTGGGCATCATGGGGACGTACACTTATTTTCGCTGTTGTCGGATTATTACTAGAAGTTATGATTGGCGTAGGAATTGCTTTAGCAATCTATGAGTTACCAAAAGGAAGGAATCTAGTTGTTACATTGTGGATGATTCCAATCTTTGTTGCCCCGATTGTAGCAGGTTTACTAGGACGTTTCCTTTTGAATTCAACATATGGACTTTATGCTTGGTTATTGAGTCTTGTAGGTATTGATGTCCAAATCTTGGGAGACGTAAAAACAGCATTAGCGGCTGTAATATTAATGGATGTTTGGGAATGGACTCCGTTGATTACCATGATTGTATTAGCAGGGCTTCAATCCTTACCAAAAGAACCACTAGAAGCTGCTCAAGTTGATGGTGCAAATTATATGCAACGTTTAATTAAAGTCGTGTTCCCGCTTGTTTCAAGAACAATTTTAGTTGCATTACTAATCCGTTCAATGGATATTCTCCGCTTTGTCGATACAATTAAAATCACAACAGAAGGTGGTCCTGCTGATTCTACCAAAGTAATAGGTTTCTATTTAATGGAAGTGGCTTTTAAATTCCAGGATTTTGGTGCAGCAGCTGCATTAGGATTAACGATGTTGTTTGCGACCATATTCTTAGGAAAACAATTCGTAAATTTCATGACGAAAGGAGACGAGTAA
- a CDS encoding extracellular solute-binding protein: protein MKRDILFKIIVFLAIISMVLTACSSTSSTNSQKPSDTKAKNAENINTEVQVDAPFDGWVEGLPKITAPEGFDWKQFEGVELNVITENTPPSSALAANINLFEDVTGIKVNIEQSDLGTVVEKTSLDFNAKSAKYHVIYADPYQILAKHSQHFVDLNAFIDEKTMPAIPGGLEDFIPSQLEVNGYMGDTEALYALPYDNPTMVLAYRKDVFEKYKDEFMADKGFDWTPGPNLTWEQYYEAAKWITEKAAAGEITEVKYGAGHQAKQHDSLMNDYSNILAGYGGDYFEDTELGAVGKSNPGKSAMTSDAAKKSAELYKKIIDVSAPGSTSWDWSGLGEGFAAGDIAMAPEWHEFSSMFENPDSSKVVGKVSWASLPKGDVRQAHSYGGTGIGINKYGTDEEKKAAWLFLVWATSPQAQYMILKSEVGGSTPTRHSVYDIEEVQKGMQAGTEESKQMPNLLPMKVTLEAWKEENVYMRPKVPQWPQIDTFIFTELSKMLADQQTPEETVEEIAKQSDQATGN, encoded by the coding sequence ATGAAAAGGGATATTTTATTTAAAATTATTGTATTTTTGGCAATCATTTCAATGGTTTTGACAGCTTGTTCATCAACATCTTCAACTAATTCTCAAAAGCCATCTGATACAAAGGCGAAAAATGCAGAAAACATTAACACTGAAGTACAAGTTGATGCACCGTTTGATGGATGGGTTGAAGGTTTACCTAAAATTACAGCTCCAGAAGGTTTTGATTGGAAGCAGTTTGAAGGAGTGGAGTTAAATGTTATCACTGAAAACACTCCACCCTCATCCGCACTTGCTGCAAACATCAATTTATTTGAAGATGTAACAGGAATTAAAGTGAATATTGAACAAAGTGATTTAGGAACAGTAGTTGAAAAAACAAGCCTGGATTTTAATGCAAAATCAGCGAAATATCATGTAATCTATGCGGATCCATATCAAATCTTAGCAAAGCATTCACAACATTTTGTAGACTTAAATGCATTTATTGATGAGAAAACAATGCCTGCTATCCCTGGCGGCTTAGAAGATTTCATCCCGAGTCAATTAGAAGTTAATGGATACATGGGGGATACGGAAGCACTTTACGCATTACCATATGATAACCCAACAATGGTTTTAGCATATCGTAAAGACGTATTTGAAAAATATAAAGACGAATTTATGGCTGATAAAGGATTTGATTGGACACCAGGACCTAATTTAACTTGGGAACAATATTATGAAGCTGCTAAGTGGATAACAGAAAAAGCAGCTGCTGGTGAAATCACTGAAGTAAAATATGGTGCAGGACACCAAGCAAAGCAACATGACTCCTTAATGAATGACTATAGTAATATCCTCGCTGGATATGGTGGAGATTATTTCGAAGATACAGAATTAGGGGCAGTAGGTAAATCAAATCCAGGAAAATCTGCAATGACTTCAGATGCTGCAAAAAAGTCTGCTGAACTTTATAAAAAAATCATTGATGTTTCAGCACCAGGAAGTACTTCTTGGGATTGGTCTGGATTAGGAGAAGGTTTTGCAGCTGGTGATATTGCGATGGCTCCAGAATGGCATGAGTTCTCATCTATGTTCGAAAACCCAGATTCATCCAAAGTTGTGGGAAAAGTATCATGGGCATCATTACCAAAAGGTGATGTTCGTCAAGCACATTCATACGGTGGAACAGGTATAGGTATTAACAAATATGGAACTGATGAAGAAAAGAAAGCAGCATGGTTATTCCTTGTTTGGGCAACCTCGCCTCAAGCACAATATATGATCTTAAAATCAGAAGTGGGTGGTTCAACGCCAACACGTCATTCTGTTTATGATATTGAAGAGGTACAAAAAGGTATGCAAGCAGGTACTGAAGAATCAAAACAAATGCCAAACTTATTACCAATGAAAGTTACGTTAGAGGCTTGGAAAGAAGAAAATGTGTACATGAGACCTAAAGTTCCTCAATGGCCACAAATAGATACATTTATTTTCACTGAATTATCGAAAATGTTAGCAGATCAACAAACTCCAGAGGAAACAGTTGAAGAAATTGCTAAACAAAGTGATCAAGCAACAGGAAATTAA
- the rhaA gene encoding L-rhamnose isomerase, translating to MSIKQSYELAKKEYEKWGINVDEALEKLKQVPISIHCWQGDDVSGFEVNKGELSGGIDVTGNYPGKARTPEELRSDLEKALTLIPGKHRVNLHAIYAETNGEVVERDKLEPKHFENWVNWAKENGLGLDFNPTLFSHEKSADGLTLSHPDQEIREFWINHCIASRKIAEYFGKELGSPTLTNIWIPDGYKDVPSDRLTPRVRLKESLDKIFEEEIDEQYNIDAVESKLFGIGSESYVVGSHEFYLGYALKNNKLCLLDTGHYHPTEMVSNKISAMLLYSDKLALHVSRPVRWDSDHVVTLDDELKEIALEIVRNDALEKVMIGLDFFDASINRVAAWTIGTRNMIKSLLNAMLVPNDHLKQLQEEGNFTERLALIEEFKTYPFGAIWDYYCEQMGVPVKETWLEDVKKYEKEVLSNR from the coding sequence ATGTCAATTAAACAAAGTTATGAATTAGCAAAGAAAGAATACGAAAAATGGGGCATCAACGTTGATGAAGCTTTAGAAAAGTTAAAACAAGTACCAATTTCAATTCATTGCTGGCAAGGTGATGATGTTAGCGGTTTTGAAGTAAACAAAGGTGAATTATCTGGTGGAATTGATGTAACAGGAAACTATCCTGGTAAAGCAAGAACACCAGAAGAGTTGAGAAGTGATTTAGAAAAAGCTCTTACGCTTATTCCGGGGAAGCACCGTGTGAACTTGCATGCGATCTATGCTGAAACAAACGGTGAAGTAGTAGAAAGAGACAAGCTTGAACCTAAGCACTTTGAAAACTGGGTAAACTGGGCTAAGGAAAACGGATTAGGTCTTGATTTTAACCCAACGTTATTTTCACATGAAAAGTCTGCTGATGGCCTAACTTTATCACATCCAGATCAAGAGATTAGAGAATTCTGGATTAACCATTGTATTGCAAGCCGTAAAATTGCTGAATACTTCGGGAAAGAATTAGGATCACCGACTTTAACAAACATTTGGATTCCAGATGGCTATAAAGATGTACCTAGTGATCGTCTTACACCAAGAGTACGTTTAAAAGAATCTTTAGATAAAATCTTTGAAGAAGAAATTGATGAACAATATAATATCGATGCAGTAGAAAGTAAGTTATTCGGTATCGGTTCTGAATCATATGTTGTCGGCTCACACGAATTTTATTTAGGCTATGCCTTAAAAAATAACAAACTATGTCTACTAGATACTGGACATTATCATCCAACAGAAATGGTATCAAATAAAATTTCTGCGATGCTTCTATACAGTGACAAACTAGCACTACATGTATCAAGACCAGTACGTTGGGACAGTGATCATGTTGTTACACTAGATGATGAGTTAAAGGAAATTGCTCTAGAAATCGTTCGTAATGATGCATTAGAAAAAGTCATGATTGGTCTAGACTTCTTTGACGCAAGTATTAACCGTGTTGCAGCATGGACGATTGGAACACGTAACATGATTAAATCCTTACTGAATGCAATGCTTGTACCGAATGATCATTTAAAACAATTACAAGAAGAAGGAAACTTCACTGAAAGATTAGCACTAATTGAGGAGTTCAAAACATATCCTTTCGGAGCAATTTGGGATTACTACTGTGAGCAAATGGGTGTTCCAGTAAAAGAAACTTGGTTAGAAGATGTGAAGAAGTATGAAAAGGAAGTTTTATCTAATAGATAA
- the rhaB gene encoding rhamnulokinase: MSKYSLAVDIGASSGRLILGHLENGKLQLNEIHRFENNIVQKGEHYCWDVDKLFNEIKAGINKCKDLDVKPESIGIDTWAVDFVLLDENNKPLTDAVAYRDPRTDGIMEEVFKVIPKEKLYLETGIQFQKFNTIYQLYALKQKSPEVLKKAKAFLMIPEYFNFLLTGKKANEYTNATSTQLVNAFTKKWDHELLDKLGINKEMFQDIKTPKTVLGTLSEELVSEFGFDMKVVLPATHDTGSAVISVPELEDTIYISSGTWSLIGVENRFPICVPKALEYNFTNEGGIDYRFRFLKNIMGLWMIQEVKRNYNDKYTFAELVDLARSEKEFNSIVNVDDDRFLKPENMIEEIQNYCKETNQQVPQSPGQIAKCVYESLVDSYKHAINEIEEIFEKTFPKVNVIGGGCQNEMLNQIIADVTNKEVVAGPIEATAIGNIVAQLMALGEIKDISQARTIIKNSFEVKTYKQSLVRG, encoded by the coding sequence ATGAGCAAATATAGCTTAGCAGTTGATATTGGTGCATCAAGTGGGAGATTAATTCTTGGGCATCTTGAAAATGGAAAGCTGCAATTAAACGAAATTCATCGATTTGAAAACAATATTGTTCAGAAGGGTGAGCATTATTGTTGGGATGTAGACAAATTATTCAATGAAATAAAAGCTGGAATAAATAAATGCAAGGATTTAGATGTTAAGCCAGAAAGTATTGGCATCGATACTTGGGCTGTTGACTTTGTCTTATTAGATGAAAATAATAAGCCATTAACAGATGCGGTAGCATATCGCGATCCTAGAACAGATGGAATAATGGAAGAGGTTTTCAAGGTGATTCCAAAGGAAAAGCTTTACCTTGAAACAGGTATTCAATTCCAAAAATTCAACACGATTTATCAATTATATGCGCTAAAACAGAAGTCTCCAGAGGTTCTAAAAAAAGCGAAAGCGTTTCTTATGATTCCAGAGTATTTTAACTTTTTACTAACTGGTAAAAAAGCAAACGAATACACGAATGCAACATCGACACAACTAGTGAATGCATTTACGAAAAAGTGGGATCATGAATTATTGGACAAATTGGGGATAAATAAAGAGATGTTCCAGGATATTAAAACACCAAAAACGGTGTTAGGAACCCTTTCTGAAGAACTTGTATCCGAATTTGGCTTTGATATGAAGGTTGTTCTTCCTGCTACACATGATACAGGATCAGCTGTAATATCTGTCCCTGAATTAGAGGATACGATTTATATAAGCTCTGGTACATGGTCATTAATTGGCGTTGAAAATCGCTTCCCAATTTGTGTCCCTAAAGCTCTCGAATACAACTTTACTAATGAAGGTGGAATCGACTATCGTTTCCGTTTTCTAAAGAATATCATGGGACTTTGGATGATCCAGGAAGTAAAAAGGAATTACAACGACAAATACACATTTGCTGAATTAGTTGACCTAGCTCGCTCAGAGAAAGAATTCAACTCAATTGTGAATGTTGATGATGATCGTTTCTTGAAACCAGAAAATATGATTGAAGAAATTCAAAACTACTGTAAAGAAACAAATCAACAAGTGCCCCAATCTCCTGGGCAAATTGCAAAATGTGTGTATGAAAGTTTGGTAGACAGCTATAAACATGCTATCAATGAAATAGAAGAAATTTTCGAAAAGACATTCCCTAAGGTAAATGTCATTGGCGGAGGCTGTCAGAATGAAATGTTAAACCAAATCATCGCTGATGTGACTAATAAAGAGGTTGTTGCAGGGCCGATAGAAGCAACTGCAATCGGCAATATTGTTGCTCAGCTTATGGCTCTTGGGGAAATTAAGGATATTTCACAAGCTAGAACGATTATTAAAAATTCATTTGAGGTTAAAACCTACAAACAATCATTAGTGAGAGGATGA